Proteins found in one Methylobacterium sp. CB376 genomic segment:
- a CDS encoding FAD binding domain-containing protein → MKARAFAYRRVESLQEALAAFAACEGEARYLTGGQSLLPALKLRLDAPDLLIDIGRIAALRGIADGPGGLRLGALTRHAEILRDPLVAARAPLLAEAAAHVAHPAIRNQGTLGGNLALADPASEFPACMLALGARMEIAGAGGARMVAAEDFFRDLYDTALAPGEILAAVWVPPPAPGQRHRFDELARRRGDYALAGLAASADLREAGRVAAIRLAFCAVGPTPMRAPRAEAALTGRPLDREAIRAAQAALGDDLAPADDASLSGAVRLHLARVLLGRVLASLAGEAP, encoded by the coding sequence GTGAAGGCACGCGCCTTCGCCTATCGCCGCGTCGAGAGCCTGCAGGAGGCGCTCGCGGCCTTCGCGGCCTGCGAGGGAGAGGCGCGCTACCTGACGGGCGGCCAGAGCCTGCTGCCGGCCCTGAAGCTGCGCCTCGACGCGCCCGACCTCCTGATCGATATCGGCCGGATCGCGGCGTTGCGCGGCATCGCGGACGGCCCGGGGGGCCTGCGCCTCGGCGCGCTCACCCGCCACGCGGAGATCCTGCGCGACCCGCTCGTCGCCGCGCGGGCGCCGCTCCTCGCGGAGGCGGCCGCCCACGTCGCCCATCCGGCGATCCGCAACCAGGGCACGCTGGGCGGCAACCTCGCCCTCGCCGATCCGGCCTCGGAATTCCCGGCCTGCATGCTGGCCCTCGGCGCCCGGATGGAGATCGCGGGCGCGGGCGGCGCCCGGATGGTCGCGGCCGAGGACTTCTTCCGCGACCTCTACGACACCGCCCTCGCGCCCGGAGAGATCCTCGCGGCCGTGTGGGTGCCCCCGCCGGCGCCGGGGCAGCGCCACCGCTTCGACGAACTCGCGCGGCGGCGCGGCGACTACGCCCTCGCGGGCCTCGCCGCCAGCGCCGATCTGCGCGAGGCCGGGCGCGTCGCGGCGATCCGGCTCGCCTTCTGCGCCGTTGGGCCGACGCCGATGCGCGCGCCGCGCGCCGAGGCGGCGCTGACGGGCCGGCCGCTCGACCGCGAGGCGATCCGCGCCGCGCAGGCCGCCCTCGGCGACGACCTCGCGCCGGCCGACGACGCGTCCCTCTCCGGGGCCGTGCGCCTGCACCTCGCCCGGGTGCTCCTCGGGCGCGTGCTCGCCTCGCTCGCCGGGGAGGCCCCGTGA
- a CDS encoding TetR/AcrR family transcriptional regulator: MSEGVVTGPPARRRRHLPAAERERMIIEGATRFFAARGFEGQTRDLARGLGITHSAIFRYFPTKEALIDRVYEHVYVSRWNPDWAGLIQDRSQPLEARLVRFYREYAERIFDYDWVRIFIHSGLKGTDITPRYLTVVRDKLIRPVCAELRASFGLPDPDEVPLAEREEEAVWALHGKVFYLAIRRFIYGWPVPDDVAPIIADDVRIFLRGAPAVIAECCRPAGGAGEAARDDA, translated from the coding sequence GTGAGCGAGGGCGTCGTGACGGGTCCGCCGGCCCGGCGGCGGCGGCACCTGCCCGCCGCCGAGCGGGAGCGGATGATCATCGAGGGCGCGACGCGGTTCTTCGCCGCGCGCGGCTTCGAGGGGCAGACGCGCGACCTCGCCCGGGGGCTCGGCATCACCCACTCGGCGATCTTCCGCTACTTCCCGACCAAGGAGGCCCTGATCGACCGCGTCTACGAGCACGTCTACGTCAGCCGCTGGAACCCCGACTGGGCCGGGCTGATCCAGGACCGCTCGCAGCCCCTGGAGGCGCGGCTGGTGCGGTTCTACCGCGAATACGCGGAGCGGATCTTCGACTACGACTGGGTGCGGATCTTCATCCATTCGGGGCTGAAGGGCACCGACATCACCCCGCGCTACCTCACGGTGGTGCGCGACAAGCTGATCCGGCCGGTCTGCGCGGAGCTGCGGGCGAGCTTCGGCCTGCCCGATCCGGACGAGGTCCCGCTCGCCGAGCGTGAGGAGGAGGCCGTCTGGGCGCTGCACGGCAAGGTGTTCTACCTCGCGATCCGCCGCTTCATCTACGGCTGGCCGGTCCCGGACGACGTGGCGCCGATCATCGCCGACGACGTCCGCATCTTCCTGCGCGGCGCCCCGGCGGTGATCGCGGAGTGCTGCCGCCCGGCGGGGGGCGCCGGGGAGGCCGCGCGGGACGATGCCTGA
- a CDS encoding amidase gives MSLGEDYPGLDATALADLVRRRQVGPAELVEAAIARLEQVEPHLAGMTEWALDQARRAAREPVGGPFAGVPFLLKDNMHVAAGLPYHNGSRIWRGWVPPRDSEMVRRFRAAGLIILGSTKVPELSLTPVTEPRHLGPARNPWALDRTAGGSSGGSAAHVAARSVPMAHATDGGGSIRIPASCCGLFGLKPSRGRTPNGPYLGEGWHGAAVGHVLTRSVRDSARLLDAVAGPDPGAPCALARPGQSFAAAAARPPERLRIAWSSQAPNGAPVDPECRQAVEDAAGLCAALGHAVVEAAPRIPDAYFDWFLTVFLAAVAQEFTFAEETTGHRARRAEVEESTWLCRALGHGFSAAELSLALERLHRTSRRIASFFDSCDVLLTPTLASPPVRHGDLRSRGLDAVLEALAARLGVGRYLRYGPLLRQAAERAFRFIPFTPVWNMTGQPAASLPLHWTPDGLPVGVQAVGRVGEEATLLALAAELEQAHPWSHRLPPLGAASA, from the coding sequence ATGAGCCTCGGCGAGGATTATCCCGGTCTCGACGCCACGGCGCTCGCCGACCTGGTGCGGCGGCGGCAGGTCGGTCCGGCCGAACTCGTCGAGGCCGCGATCGCGCGGCTGGAGCAGGTCGAGCCCCACCTCGCCGGCATGACCGAGTGGGCGCTCGACCAGGCCCGCCGGGCGGCCCGGGAGCCCGTCGGCGGCCCCTTCGCGGGCGTGCCGTTCCTCCTCAAGGACAACATGCACGTGGCGGCGGGCCTGCCCTACCACAACGGCAGCCGCATCTGGCGCGGATGGGTGCCGCCGCGGGACAGCGAGATGGTGCGGCGCTTCAGGGCCGCGGGGCTGATCATCCTCGGCAGCACGAAGGTGCCGGAACTCTCCCTGACGCCCGTGACCGAGCCGCGCCACCTCGGGCCCGCCCGCAATCCGTGGGCCCTCGACCGCACCGCCGGCGGCTCCTCCGGCGGATCGGCCGCCCACGTGGCGGCCCGCAGCGTGCCCATGGCCCACGCGACGGACGGGGGCGGGTCGATCCGGATCCCCGCCTCCTGCTGCGGGCTGTTCGGGCTCAAGCCCAGCCGCGGGCGAACCCCGAACGGCCCCTATCTGGGCGAGGGCTGGCACGGCGCGGCGGTCGGGCACGTGCTCACCCGCAGCGTCCGCGACAGCGCACGGCTGCTCGACGCCGTGGCGGGCCCCGATCCGGGCGCGCCCTGCGCGCTCGCGCGGCCCGGCCAGTCCTTCGCCGCCGCCGCCGCGCGCCCCCCGGAGCGGTTGCGGATCGCCTGGTCCTCGCAGGCGCCCAACGGGGCGCCCGTCGATCCGGAATGCCGGCAGGCCGTCGAGGACGCGGCCGGACTCTGCGCCGCGCTCGGCCACGCGGTCGTGGAGGCGGCCCCCCGGATCCCGGACGCGTATTTCGACTGGTTCCTGACCGTCTTCCTCGCCGCCGTGGCGCAGGAATTCACCTTCGCGGAGGAGACGACCGGGCACCGGGCCCGGCGCGCCGAGGTCGAGGAGAGCACCTGGCTCTGCCGCGCGCTCGGACACGGCTTCTCGGCGGCCGAACTCTCCCTCGCCCTGGAGCGGCTGCACCGGACCAGCCGCCGGATCGCCAGCTTCTTCGACAGCTGCGACGTGCTGCTGACGCCCACCCTGGCCAGCCCGCCGGTGAGGCACGGCGACCTGCGGTCGAGGGGCCTCGACGCCGTCCTGGAGGCGCTGGCGGCCCGCCTCGGGGTCGGCCGCTACCTGCGCTACGGGCCCCTCCTGCGCCAGGCGGCCGAGCGCGCCTTCCGCTTCATCCCGTTCACGCCGGTCTGGAACATGACCGGTCAGCCGGCGGCGAGCCTGCCGCTGCACTGGACGCCCGACGGCCTTCCGGTCGGCGTCCAGGCCGTCGGCCGCGTCGGCGAGGAGGCGACGCTCCTGGCGCTGGCGGCCGAGCTGGAGCAGGCCCATCCCTGGAGCCATCGCCTGCCCCCGCTCGGCGCCGCCTCCGCGTAG
- a CDS encoding alpha/beta hydrolase domain-containing protein — protein MWKVATALLGAFVCGHWAQPAQARITAIEVRTVEPFAEGQSFGESGPYERVIGTARGELDPADPRNAGIADIALAPRNARGLVEYRTDFFMLRPSDPARGSGTLLYEVVNRGRKFLFNWVLDAPPQGAQAVNDPRTLQDAGTALVLRRGDTIVWSGWEADALRQQGGMAIDVPVATRGGKPIVETVRDELVSATRGPPEAPFLLTFKAASLDRAGASLTVRRREADAPRPVPESAWTLASAGELRLLPEGLKPEPGTLYEFTYRAINPKVLGLGFAATRDVVAFLRGPQAAPANPAGGAVKHAVALGISQSGRFLRDFIRQGFNQDEEGRRVFDGMLLHISGVGGVFLNARFGQPSRTNTQHEDHLYPENTFPFSAAAMRDPVTGLSGALLRGDGFDPLLMEVNTSTEYWQKGASLLTTDPLGRADAALPATARAYLVSSGFHYGRAGLTSTRGPCALPRSTLNPAPALRALLVALEEWVTTGAAPPESRVPRLSDGTLVPAEDAGFPYIPGMRVPEAPNAIARFSTYVDPRPESGPQYRPLVPKTDADGHDVAGIRLPEVAAPRATFTGWNLYAEPFPGGELCDREGSRILLARSRAERQASGDPRPSLEERYAEAGAYLDRVRRAADALVAERLLLREDAERLVEAARAADGQP, from the coding sequence ATGTGGAAGGTCGCGACCGCATTGCTGGGTGCGTTCGTCTGTGGACATTGGGCTCAACCGGCCCAGGCCCGGATCACCGCGATCGAGGTCAGGACGGTCGAGCCCTTCGCGGAGGGGCAGAGCTTCGGCGAGAGCGGCCCTTACGAGCGCGTCATCGGCACGGCGCGCGGCGAGCTGGATCCGGCCGATCCGCGCAATGCCGGGATCGCCGACATCGCCCTGGCGCCCCGCAACGCGCGCGGCCTCGTGGAGTATCGGACCGACTTCTTCATGCTGCGGCCGAGCGATCCGGCCCGCGGCAGCGGCACGCTCCTGTACGAGGTCGTCAACCGCGGCAGGAAGTTCCTGTTCAACTGGGTGCTCGACGCGCCGCCCCAGGGCGCCCAGGCGGTCAACGATCCCCGCACGCTGCAGGATGCGGGCACGGCGCTCGTCCTGCGGCGCGGCGACACCATCGTGTGGTCGGGATGGGAGGCCGATGCCCTGCGCCAGCAGGGCGGGATGGCGATCGACGTCCCGGTCGCGACCCGCGGCGGCAAGCCCATCGTCGAGACGGTCCGCGACGAACTCGTGAGCGCCACCCGCGGCCCGCCCGAGGCGCCGTTCCTCCTCACCTTCAAGGCGGCCTCCCTCGACAGGGCCGGAGCGAGCCTGACGGTGCGCCGCCGCGAGGCGGACGCGCCGCGCCCGGTCCCGGAGAGCGCCTGGACCCTGGCCTCGGCCGGCGAGCTGCGGCTCCTGCCCGAGGGGCTGAAGCCCGAGCCCGGGACCCTCTATGAGTTCACCTACCGGGCCATCAACCCGAAGGTGCTCGGCCTCGGCTTCGCCGCCACCCGGGACGTGGTGGCCTTCCTGCGCGGGCCGCAGGCCGCGCCCGCCAACCCGGCGGGCGGCGCGGTCAAGCACGCCGTCGCGCTCGGGATCTCGCAGAGCGGGCGCTTCCTGCGCGACTTCATCCGGCAGGGCTTCAACCAGGACGAGGAGGGGCGGCGCGTCTTCGACGGCATGCTCCTGCACATCTCCGGCGTCGGCGGCGTCTTCCTGAACGCCCGCTTCGGCCAGCCCTCGCGCACCAACACCCAGCACGAGGACCATCTCTACCCCGAGAACACGTTCCCGTTCTCGGCCGCCGCGATGCGCGACCCGGTCACCGGCCTGTCCGGCGCGCTGCTGCGCGGAGACGGCTTCGACCCGCTGCTGATGGAGGTGAACACCTCCACCGAGTACTGGCAGAAGGGCGCCTCCCTCCTCACCACGGACCCGCTCGGGCGGGCCGATGCGGCGCTGCCCGCGACGGCGCGGGCCTACCTCGTGTCCAGCGGCTTCCACTACGGGCGGGCCGGCCTGACCTCGACCCGGGGGCCCTGCGCGCTGCCTCGCAGCACGCTCAACCCCGCCCCGGCCCTGCGGGCGCTGCTCGTGGCCCTGGAGGAGTGGGTGACGACGGGCGCCGCGCCTCCGGAGAGCCGGGTGCCGCGCCTCTCCGACGGCACCCTGGTGCCCGCCGAGGATGCCGGCTTCCCCTACATCCCGGGCATGCGCGTGCCGGAGGCGCCGAACGCCATCGCGCGGTTCTCGACCTACGTCGATCCGCGCCCGGAGAGCGGCCCGCAATACCGGCCCCTCGTCCCGAAGACCGACGCGGACGGGCACGACGTGGCCGGCATCCGCCTGCCGGAGGTCGCCGCGCCGCGCGCCACCTTCACGGGCTGGAACCTCTACGCGGAGCCCTTCCCGGGCGGGGAATTGTGCGACCGGGAGGGCAGCCGGATCCTCCTCGCGCGCAGCCGCGCCGAGCGGCAGGCGTCCGGCGATCCCCGCCCCTCCCTGGAGGAGCGCTACGCCGAGGCCGGAGCCTATCTCGACCGGGTGAGGCGGGCGGCGGACGCCCTCGTCGCCGAGCGGCTCCTCCTGCGGGAGGATGCCGAGCGCCTCGTCGAGGCGGCCCGCGCGGCGGACGGCCAACCCTGA
- a CDS encoding alpha/beta hydrolase, whose protein sequence is MTVRSRRFPRPGGLLAGALAGALAAGAAAQEPPPLQVPAKSVPVPADVSPQLAKIIGAPLRTNWNIHPRTGEEWKPVAEAGAAALGKLVPGMLERLHVKVERTTIDGVRAFILTPETIPPENRDRLLVHVHGGCYVLNPGEAGLPEAIFMAGFGRFKVISVDYRMPPEAYYPAAHDDAMTVWRAATRMADPRKMGIFGTSAGGALTLAMVLRAKQEGVPLPAAIAPGTPMSDTTKVGDSFVTNAMLDNVLVSPDGFCDDGAKVYAAGHDLKDPMLSPVYGDMHGFPPTILTTGTRDLLLSNTVRVHRKLRDAGVEAYLQVGEGQSHAHYIRDDTAPETRKVFEEIAWFFDRHLGK, encoded by the coding sequence ATGACCGTCCGTTCGCGTCGCTTCCCCCGCCCGGGCGGCCTCCTCGCGGGGGCCCTCGCGGGCGCCCTCGCGGCCGGCGCCGCCGCCCAGGAGCCGCCCCCCCTCCAGGTCCCGGCCAAGTCCGTGCCGGTGCCCGCCGACGTCAGCCCGCAGCTGGCGAAGATCATCGGGGCGCCGCTGCGCACCAACTGGAACATCCATCCGCGGACCGGCGAGGAGTGGAAGCCGGTGGCCGAGGCGGGCGCGGCCGCGCTCGGCAAGCTCGTGCCCGGCATGCTCGAACGCCTGCACGTGAAGGTCGAGCGCACCACCATCGACGGGGTGCGCGCCTTCATCCTGACGCCCGAGACGATCCCGCCGGAGAATCGCGACCGCCTGCTCGTGCACGTCCATGGCGGCTGCTACGTGCTCAACCCCGGCGAGGCGGGCCTGCCGGAGGCGATCTTCATGGCCGGCTTCGGCCGCTTCAAGGTGATCTCGGTCGATTACCGCATGCCGCCCGAGGCCTACTACCCGGCCGCGCACGACGACGCCATGACCGTCTGGCGGGCGGCGACCCGGATGGCCGACCCGAGGAAGATGGGGATCTTCGGCACCTCGGCGGGCGGCGCGCTCACCCTGGCGATGGTGCTGCGCGCCAAGCAGGAGGGCGTGCCCCTGCCGGCCGCGATCGCCCCCGGCACCCCGATGTCGGACACCACGAAGGTCGGCGACAGCTTCGTCACCAACGCCATGCTCGACAACGTGCTGGTCTCGCCCGACGGCTTCTGCGACGACGGCGCCAAGGTCTACGCCGCCGGGCACGACCTCAAGGACCCGATGCTCTCCCCGGTCTACGGGGACATGCACGGCTTCCCGCCGACCATCCTGACCACCGGCACGCGCGACCTCCTGCTCTCGAACACGGTCCGGGTGCACCGGAAGCTCAGGGATGCGGGCGTCGAGGCGTATCTCCAGGTCGGCGAGGGCCAGTCGCACGCCCACTACATCCGCGACGACACCGCCCCGGAGACCCGCAAGGTCTTCGAGGAGATCGCGTGGTTCTTCGACAGGCACCTGGGCAAGTAG